The nucleotide window gagGGCTTCCATTTGGATGGTGATACATGGCAAACATTGAAGTCTTAAATCAAGGAACGTTTGGGTAGCTTGTCGCATAATGATggatttctctgaaaaataagcCAACCTAGTGTTATTTGTTCATGTATTTCTCTCTTACTTTTTGGTAGGccttttctgttgtttcaaaGCTGCTGTCTCAGCGAAAACTTGACCTTCTGCATGAACTTGTATCAGCAGAGGTAAATGCTTTCCATCTCTTGTTCTAGCAATTGATTTTACCATTATGAAGCAACATGCATTCAGCCTGACAGTATCTACAAATACTTCCAGTATGGTTTAATTTGGGAAAAACAGCATAATGCGGAACAGGGCAATTGTTTGTCCTACGTatgcttttttatatttaatttcaagCCATGAAACTTAaagttactgtattttaaaaatatatttattcttgtCATTGATATTTATTCTTGCCATTGAGCATAAAGACCAATTTCCAAGAAGATTGCTGGTGTACCAGAAAGGATTGAAAGGCGGTGGGTTCTGGATGGCAGGTGGAATCGCGTACCTCTGTTGGTGTAGGCAAATAGCTGACGCTTTCGGTCTGTGCATTAGAATTCAGGTGGAGAAAGGAACTGGTTTGTGCTCATCCCTGCTGCACAAATACATTTCCATCCCCGAGCAGGTCATAGAGCCAGTTGCTGGTTTTGGCTGCAAGACCTCAGGCTTGTGTCATGGTCTCAGGGATATGGCTGCCCTGGCTAGTAAACATTGGTGTGGTGTGTTCTGTGTGTTTATGAATTTTTAATTGCTGAAGTTGTCTTGGCCTTCCCAGGGGACGGAGGTAGCAGATACATCAGAATCAAATGGAGGAGATACTTCAGGTCTATGTCTGCCTTGTTGTTACTGGATGTCAGCTTGGCCTGCCCTATTGCCACCCATGCCTTTGCAGCAAAAATTTTGGTGCTGTTCTAGTGCATCCCCACTGGACAATCTTGCCTCCTCTCTCTGAGCAGAGATAGCAATAAAATGTGAGTTTGTTTCTTATAGTTGTTTTGAAAGagcatctcctcttcctctgctcaTCTTAAATTCTTCAGGTGACGGGGTCAAACACTGATCAGAGACCTCATGTAACCCAAGCATGCAGTGGATGAGGCTGTGATACCACACTACTTCGTTGTTGCTTTGGCCAGTGAATTTTATACCTGCAACATGTACTAGAAACCAAAGTCTTCTAGTGAAGATCACCTCTTTCATGCCACTTCTGGATTTCTTATCCAAAAATGGCAACTCAAGTTAGGCTAAAAACTTAGTATGAGTTAAAAATAAGTGCTGCACAGATTCATCCTTTCTTCTGACATGTCTTTCTCATGTGGTGTTTGAGGTGATGCCTCTTCAGTTTGTGCACCACACCATTCTTAACACAGCTGTAGGTCTTGGGACACTCAAATACTATGGATGAGAATGCAGTATGGAACTTAAGTCCCAGAGCAATgatttttcagccttttctgatTTGCGAATGTGCATCACCAAATGGCAAAGATAAACTTAGTGATAATGGAactgattttcaaagaaatttgTGAAAGATGACTAAGAAATAATTGAATCAAAAGCTAAGGAGTATACACATAGcaagaaatcagcagtgagaagGAAGAGCGTAAGTATGATAGTGGAAGCAAGCTTAACTGGTATTTACAGGGCTTTCATGCCTTGCTTTGCAACTTCTGTTTTGACAGTATCtcttctaaacatttttaaaaatacttagcTCTCATTGATTTGAGCAATAGTAAATGGATCTTCTTTAATATCGCCGAATTAGGGTTTGGCAGTGCCCAAACTTCCCAGTGCTTTTTCAGTTCCGCTGTTGTATATGTTATACAAATGTTTTAGCGATATAGCTATAATTTTATTAACTGCAGTAGAAAAGATTGTTACTTCAGTTTCCTAATGAAAAATTAAGTGACGTTTTTTCTGAATTTAGGTACTTCAGGTGCTGAAGGAAAAGATTTCTTTGCTCCCTGACAACCACAGGGATGCTTTAGCAGCTGACATGGATGCAATCATGTACACAACCGAAGGAGATGTTCGCATTTACTATGATGATGATGGTATGTTTAGAATTCTAAAACATTTCAGCAGTAGACAGTCTTATTTCCTGGTTTTGCTATTAAGCAGGCATTCTCTGTACAGATGTGTGGTTGagtgctgcttctccttccttgtttttctgtttacagTTCATCTATATATaattccctgattttttttaaacaggagagATTATTGTTAATAAATCAGTTTTGACTTCTCTTTAGGTTTGGATTATTCCTCTTCTTttgtaatttcagattttttgcaTTATTAGTCCTTAGCAATCTCAAATCACTTAAAAACAATGATTCTACTATATGCAGAAAGCTGTTTTCCTCAGCAGTGAAAATACATCTTCCAGGAAGAATAGTGAGGTCTGGATAATGATATAAATTTTGCTGTCTtcacttttattctgttttcatggAATATACTTTGTTCTAGGActtcttgatttttattattttttttaaaattagtgaTGAACTCAAGCAAGTTTTTCTTTTGGTTGAATACCAGCATTATGTGCTCAGTTCACTATCAGACACAGTTGAGATGGTTTATAATCTAACCATGGGTATTCCAAAGTGCATTTCAAATTTTCAGACCCAGtgagctttttttcttgttttgagagataggaattttttttttcctctttgattgCTCCCAAGTTTCAGCTACTCTACATACTTCCATAGTAGCAGTAGTTGGCTTTGATCgttgtgattcttttttttaatacagtttgaTTATGTACAATGTCCTGCAACACTCATGATAAAATACATACCTTTCTACAGAGTGTATTTGAATTGTTACTAAACAGCATGACTATGGCTTTAAATAGCTTTATTGTTCATTATTCTATCATTCATTCTTTATGACTGAAGCGAGCTGTCCTTCCAGGGTCTCAGTAGGATATATACTAGGTAGGAAATAGGAGTATCTGGCCAATGAGAAACATGAGATCTATCTTATGCTTTGATTTATTTCCACAGGAAGAAAGTTTGTTAGCATCCTGATGCGTTTCTGGTATCTGAATGGTGCTAATCTCCCTGATGAAGTACCAGGTGAAACCAAAGTTTTCCAGATTGTGTTTGGAGAtgaaagcacaaaagaaaaaagacatcttTTAACAGCAAACTATGAGTAAGTTTacttgtcctctttttttttctccatgtacATGGGCTAGCCGTGTGGAAAGCAGTTTGGGAACTGACAGCAGTCACACTGTGCCAGTGCAGAACTTGGTATGTTTTAATTTACCTTGATTGTAATCTAAATTAGTTCTCATCCAGCTTTCCAGTTTTGAGTATAGGGCCAAATTTTTTAAATACCCCTTAGAGTCATGTTATTGCCTTGCTTCTGAGTTGACATTAATGGGAACTCTGTCAGGAAGAGCACTAGCTGGAGCATTGAATGAGATGTCTGATTCTTTTCTATACTGCTCCTGCAGCTTTCAGGAAATAGGCCACTATCAGTTCTTGTTTCCCATTTCTTGTAGCACAACTAACAGCAATGCAGTCAAGCCAAGCAGTCAAGTGTGGTGCTGTTGCCTTGTCACTTACTGCACAGAAGTCAGAACTGCAATTAGCTGAAAAAGTAGCTcatgaaagaggaaattatttAGCCAAATGCTTTCTGCAGAAAGGCAGAACAAAGCAAGCATCACCTGGTATTCAGATAATTCATGCCACTCTGATCCAAGCCCTCAAATCACCTTAGGTAGATGGATTTTCATAAGAACGCTTGTAAATAATGTCTGTGTTAGTGTACTGATGTCAGAGTAATGCAGCAATATCTGCACAGTTGGCAAAAATGTAGTGAAAATAACATCCTCTAAAGTTGGGAAAAGAGAGATTTTGTGTGAGAAATGTAATATAATCAATGACTTCTACACTCATGTTTGAAATGGAGAGACTTTGTGGTCTGGTTGATGAGGAGCTCTGAAACACTCTGAGGACACCAGTGTTTTTTGTCTGGATGGATTTTTGTGGATCCATCCCTTAAGTGAATTCAGCATCTTCCTTAGTGTTGGAGGCTTCTGAGGCTCCATTAACCTCAAGAGCCTCCCTTTAATGCCCTAAATATCTTCCTAATCCCCAGCAGAGAGGTCTTTGCAATTATGTGTTTCTTCTGCTATCTACAGTGCTAACCTAAACTCAAATGGGCAAAAAGACTACAGGCCTTGGAAGCCTAATGTTAAGTATGTGGGCGCTTGGAGAAGAGAGTTTCCAGGAATGGATTTGTATGTAATTCAGAGCAATGAGGTTCTACTGCTCTTATCCACAATGTGCAGGTTACTTGGGAGTGTGAATATGCAGCTTGAAGCTCAGACTTATCTTTAGATGACAAGCAGTCAAAACTGACATGCTCGGGGATGAAGGTTTTAATGACTACAAAAGGAAGACGGTTTTGAAAATAGGGGTGGACGTTTGCATTTTCCTATCAAAAACTGCAGAATTTTATGTTAGGGAGATTCAGTACTATTGTTAGTTTggtctttttaatgtatttctgaaaatatattactttttaaagtatagttaagtaaaaatgaaaattttcaggtAGAGTGTATAGCATGTGATTTCCCTTTACAATGCAGTTACCATTGCATTAAATGAAACCCTTTATTTAGAGATGAGGATTTGCCACAAAGCTATATTCATAGTTACTGCTATGAAAACTGAGTGCTTTCTTGATATCAGGGTCTTTACTGTTGCTGCTTGATCCTGTCTGTGGGATCTGAACCAAAAAACGAAAGTCAATGCACTTTGTTTCTTACTGTAGAATTAATTCTGATGTTCCATTTCGGGGCATAAGCATCAGAATCTAAGGAGCTTTTACAGGGATAACTttgatgtaaaatatttcttcatatctTGTTGGTATTAGTAGTTCTTTAAGGATCAATTAAATTTTATCAATTCTTCACTTACTGTCTTTCCTTTTCCAGGTTCCAAAGGGAGTTTACAGAAGGAGCAAAACCAGACTGGACAATTACACGGATTGAACATCCAAGGCTGTTAGAATAAATGCCTTCTACAGTCTTTTTATGTACCGTTGTACATGTTCTGATGTAACAAATATCAGGCtctttttggtctctttttttttttttccttccttctcctccagaaGAGGAATGAATTTTGTATGTTTGATTTTTCCAGAATTGTTTCTGAAATTTACACTGTGCTGCAGCATTGCAATAAAGCCTTTTCCCTGGAACAGGCTAGTAGAAGTTTAATTGGTTCTAATGCTCATCCAAGGCATTTACACAACGCAGTTTCATGCAGGCTGGTATTACAGGTATGTTGACTTCTTACGTTCCGAGAAGAAATGGTACCACTTGAAGATAAACGACTCTTTTGTGGCTGGCAGCCCTTCTGAGTTATTTTcctatgtttctttttttcctagggaCTGTACAATATATAGCTGAATAGCATGCAAGACGAAATAGAGGTAGATGAACTTCTTAGATTGTCTAGCCTCAGCAGTTCATTTTGAGGTAATCTTGCTTTTGAATATAATTGAGATTAAAAAGGTAGAACCAGTATCTGTATTTGGTATAGGATTGGAGTGAGAAAAAACTTTTAGCATTGCACTGGGAAAATAGATCAAAGACATATTTACgtacattttcaaaaatgaaaacaacattcCCTTCAATTCAGTAACATACAGACAACTGCAAGTTTAGaagtctgtgaaagaaaaatcagtcaaAACCATGAATTTAAAAGAGGACCTAACAGTGAAGCTAAATGAAGTCCTCTGTTTGAAATGCTTGTTGAAGAAATGAGCAAATCGTTAAAATTAGATATTGCAACTGAACAATTTCCTAATTCTCAGATTATCTCTGTTTTGGGAACATGAGAGTCCTGGTGTAAGTAGCTTGAGATTTTTATATGCAGATCAACAGGAGATCGTTGTAACAGGTTTTTTTATCCCCTAGCTCAACTTTAAAGTTAACTTTCTACCTGGGCGTGTTGTAGAGATTTGTGCAGTGTTTTGGAAGTGTAAAGTATAATTATTGTGATTCACAGTAGTTGTGATTGAAAGGTATAAATTATGTTTTCTGTAGTTCAGCTCTTTTGATGCAGTGATTTAATGAGAAGAATGTTTAAAGCTTATCAACATGTTTTTTATGTCAAATCTTGGCAAAATAATTAAGGTATTTTGTTCTGCcttagcagcagcagcctggcctTATAATGGCGAATTTGTGATTTTTTCCTCTGGACAAAGTTCAGTGATGACAGAGAGCTTTGTCTTCCAGggagaatttaaaattttatgtagCCATTTTGTATGCAGTCAGTCTGGAAGTTTGAGGCAAAGCGAAAAATGTTTATTATTCAGTGGGCCATTTGCTGGAATGATGCTAAATGGTAGCATGTCCAGTTTGGCCGCTGATTGATGAGCTGCAAGAAGCTGCAATCAGATGTAGTTGACATAATAACAGGAGAAACAAGCAGAACGCTAGTGAGATGTACAGATGCACCTctaaaaaaagtcattattacCGAGCAAAAGAAGACAAAAGCCAGTGAAGCCATCTTCATATTCAGGAATGTTTGCTTTCACATTTAAGTAACCGAAGTCTATCTAGAAATGCTGGagtatcttcatttttaatttgggTTACTTTATTAgtatcttttttgtttcattagatGTATCAAAATGGGAGTCTCTGTCATGACTGATGAGTGATTACCCTTTTACTAGTGAGTGTTCCATTTTTGGTAGCAAAGACAGAGTTAGACCCTACTGTATGACtaataatgaaatttttttttttgttttattcacaaTAAAATTGTGACTTGATATGAACATACTCCAAATTGAtaacacattttttctgaaaagaaaaagatgtcatTGGAAATTTCCatgcactattttattttttcagagttgTGTTTGtcttgggggttgggggggggaaagcagTGGTTGgatgtttaggtttttttcctctctaatcttcattttaaaaattatcctGGAGACTACAAATCTCCATCAGATGCAGAACTACCCATGGCCTTATTGCCccataaataaatcagaaaggCACATAAATTACTAAGCTTACTGTTCTGGAAAGTAGTTTACTTCCACAGTGAATTAAAACAGTGTAATTAAACTGGTTTTACAGTCTAATAttggcttcagaaaaaaaaaaaacacaacccccacactccaccccaccccccccccacccccccacccccccccccccctcaaaaccACCAAAGCCTAACTTGGAAGGAATGGACAAATGTACCTCTTAAAGGAGTTTACAGGAAGATTTTTTACTTGTCATCCATAAATTTTCTGTCATAAATCTGATCATCATAGCAATTAATCAGACTGAAGTGAATGTCAGGGAAGGACATTTTGTCATCTTATGGCATCCATGTTTTGTCTTGTGTAAATACTTTTCTTCCGTGTCACTTGTTCAGGCAAAACAGGAACTTCTGGTTTCTACTTTTCCAGCCAAAAGTATCTACCCACACCTCCCATTATTTAGGGTAAGAAATGTATTTAGTGTCTTCAGGCTAGCTCCTAGTGAATACATTTCTATATACTACCAAGGTTGTCCCAAATTCTCATGGCAAAAAGAATGAGTAAAGGGTTGTGTTTGTTTCATCTTAATCTAAGACAAAGACAGAGGAGAATATTGTCTTGTAATTTGGGGATTGATAGTGCTGCCATTCAAACATCttactttaaaaatcataataCTAACTTAAGcgttacagaattttaaaagaacCAGTGTTTTATTACAAACATCTTCATGATTTGGGAACAGAACATTGTGGGGATCTCTGTTTTACAGCATACTAGTGCTCCCAAATTCTCTTGCTGGTTTGTCTCAGACATCACCTTAGAAATCAGCGTGTAAAGACTGGGGTGTGTTTTATTTCCCATCTCCTTGCCTGACTTCCGTTGCTGTTTTAAGTTGGGGGGACAAGTACAATTGTAATTATGGTGTACAGCCTGTAAATCCCCATACATACCCATctaaaatatttgcagttttaGTCTGCAAACTTCTTCATTCAAACCCCAGTAATTCTTGAAAACAACATTACCAGGTTTGGTAGTCATTTTTAGGGTAAAATTCATATCTCTATCAGCAACACTGACATTTCTGATTCATTTTACACAAAACAATGAGGCCACAAGGTGGGACTACACTTGAACTGGAGATGGAGATTCCAAGTACCACATTCTTCTCGCTTGGGCAAAATCATGTTTCTTTAAGTTCATGTGGAGTTTgggaagcatttatttatttatttatttgttcatctGAAACTCTGGTCATGTTTCCTAATTACTGACAGCTGCTTGGCACAATTTCAATGCACGTGTCTAAGTCTCAACAAGCACTAATTAAAGCTGGCCAACAAAAACCCCATTAATTTGCACACCCCACTCACCAGTAGATGGCCTTGGTCACTAAGGTATTGTGGCTGGGAAGTGGCTGGCATTAATGAGAGTGTAAGAGGGATAGAATCAAATGGTAGAGGCACTGATGCTCATTTAAGTGCTATTTAAATCATTTAGACTTCTCTTATTAAAAAGTCTTTATGTTCTTACTGGCTTTTATCCTGAGTCAATAGTAGTGTCTTGTGTTCTCTCTGTGGTGTCTACCCATTTTAAAGTGGTAATTAACAGCATTCATAATATGGGAAAGATGAGTTGTACAGTAAATTCACACAGGCATCTTAGTGTCTGACAGTAGCAAACCTTAGTTTTgtattcacattttaaagtatGTTTATTGTCTTGATCGTGGCTCCTTTCTCTCATGTCCCAGCATTGTGTGATTAATTCGAGGGCGACATTCAGCTTCATCCAGTTTTTGAGGCATGTTCAAGCGTGAGCTTACCTTCCCTTCAGGTTATGTTTAGTTAATTATTTTCAGGTCTTATGGCTGGAAAGCTGTTTAGTAGTAAAAGTCATATCGTTTGTCACAATAGTGATCATACTCCTTCAAAATTTCACAAGTCCTGTGCTTCTCTTTTTAGTTGTGTGGTTAAACTTGTTTTCTGCCCCAGTGTGCCTCATTGGCTGCAGGTAGGGGCCTTTGTGGTTCCTCACTGTAGTCAAATAATAGCTCCCAGCTTATACGAGATGGGATACACGTGTGAGTAGTGGGAAGTGTTTCTAGTTTTGTTCCTCATATATGGATGTGATAGTTGATCTTAAAGCATTGGACCATGTGTGGACATAGGAAGAGGTACTTAACTgttaaaaaagcaagcactgcCTACACAGCTGTGCTTTTGTTCTTCTAAGAGGGAGAAGGGCAGCTGAGTCAAATGGAGTTGCACAGTGAATACTGACCACAGTAAGTCGTAGGGGTTTCCCTCTtcatcttttactttttttcccgtTACTGATGTGCTATTCTTTTGGGGTTTTGCAGGTCAGCCAAATAGGATGCAGGTTGAGTAAGTCACTACGTGCATCTACAGCACTGTTGAAAACACACTCTTTGTCTCAACTCTGTCTCTTACATGTATTTTGTCTGAATTCAGTGATGTATGTTTTTCCTAATATAAGGTTCTTCTACTGAAGCTGATGAGGAAACTTTCATGCACCTTAATGGGAGCAGACTGCAACTTTTTTGCTGCCCTTGAAGTTATTCTGTCAGAAATAGAGGCAAGCTAAAAATAGACATGCTGTAGTTTCTTTTGTGTGCCATTTCCTCCCTCTGCTGTCACAGAACAAGATGGTGAGCTTGGTACTGTACTGCTCAAGATATATGAGGGAAAGGAGCAGGACAAGCAAACTGCATTTGTAAACAATGTCAGATCACAGTAGTGTCAGGTTGTCAGGACAAGAGTGTCCACGTGGACAAATCTGCCTATTTGGCATTGGAAATCTTCTGTCCCCAATTTGCTACTGTTGGACCTGGCAGAGGAGATGGCATTTCAACAAGGGTGCAGCCCTTTGCCTGAAGGATACAGGAGATTTGCTGGGTATAGGGAAACAAGTGGTGACTTTAATGTTACCCTAAGTTATATTTTGTGGCTGACAATTACCTTTTACATAAGAAGCTATACTTCTACTCTGATTTGTGTATGAGGGAAGAATCTGAGTTTCCATGATTAGAGCTGAAGTCCAACCTTAAGTGTACAGAGATTCCACAGTCTGACTGGGAAGCATGGGAGAGGCTGCCCAGGTAAAGCTGTGGTAAATCAGAGCAGCTACAGGCTATCCCTGCCTTACACTAATTAGCAGCTGGCACATCCCTAGAAATCAGGAATgaaaaaagggaggaggggaaatgCCTTGATAATCCCTCTCTTTTGAACTTTCTGGAACCACTTGGCAAGTGCAGCATCCATACTTAAATACCAGCTGCCAAGTCTGGAAACGAAAGTTTCAGTGGTACAATTAGATTAAGTGGTAGCTTTGTTAAAGCCTGTGGGTCTGTGAGAACGTAGGGTTTTGTGCTTGCTGGTTGTGTTATGCTGTTTGAAAACCTTCAGGCTTCTTATCTG belongs to Athene noctua chromosome 7, bAthNoc1.hap1.1, whole genome shotgun sequence and includes:
- the MAIP1 gene encoding m-AAA protease-interacting protein 1, mitochondrial — translated: MALRGAPARCRWLARALAAPGAARVPPLPPAAASALPLAGLRPLRPAARFASTSGQDPEAEGPQRRVVVVRITSPFAWLRTRFYYLLIRLYFDPEFRIEEFTRGAKQAFSVVSKLLSQRKLDLLHELVSAEVLQVLKEKISLLPDNHRDALAADMDAIMYTTEGDVRIYYDDDGRKFVSILMRFWYLNGANLPDEVPGETKVFQIVFGDESTKEKRHLLTANYEFQREFTEGAKPDWTITRIEHPRLLE